The following are encoded in a window of Bdellovibrio svalbardensis genomic DNA:
- the rpsL gene encoding 30S ribosomal protein S12, producing the protein MPTINQLIKNERTVQKNQTKSPALSSCPQRRGVCTRVYTTTPKKPNSALRKVAKVRLSNGFEVISYIPGIGHNLQEHSVVLIRGGRVKDLPGVRYHIVRGVLDLQGVNGRLRARSKYGTKRPKK; encoded by the coding sequence GTGCCTACAATTAATCAGCTCATCAAAAATGAGCGTACAGTTCAAAAGAACCAAACAAAGTCTCCGGCTTTGTCATCTTGCCCTCAACGCCGTGGCGTTTGTACTCGTGTTTACACGACTACGCCTAAGAAACCGAACTCAGCGCTTCGTAAAGTTGCTAAAGTTCGTCTATCTAACGGTTTTGAAGTTATCTCTTACATTCCTGGTATCGGTCATAACCTTCAAGAGCATAGCGTTGTCTTGATCCGTGGTGGTCGTGTGAAGGACTTACCGGGCGTTCGTTACCATATCGTACGCGGTGTATTGGATCTTCAAGGTGTGAACGGCCGTCTACGTGCTCGTTCTAAATACGGTACTAAGAGACCTAAGAAATAA